In Choristoneura fumiferana chromosome 4, NRCan_CFum_1, whole genome shotgun sequence, the sequence aaaataatctaaaatatcatcaaattctacaccccattcataaaaaaaaccgtctaagtgcgagtcgggctcgcgcacgaagggtccCGCACCATTATCTAAACAACATTAgagattagcaaaaaaaaaatgcaaaaaaaaaacaagtttgttgtatcggagccacccttaaatatttattatatgttaattaaatatttatttttcaagtgattatacaattaatacggagaacagatggtcgttggggccgaaaggttctcgagtggagaccgcggatcggcaagcgcagcgtaggacgtccaccaacgagataagaataagaataatttattcgctattcgtaAAAACagttggacggatgacctgaggccgtattgcttaacgtttctcacgctcgcgatcgcaatcaaatgacagtttttgtatgcagaatctgtcatttgattgtcattaggcaatacggcctctggttaatgtcgcgggttcacggtggatgctggccgcttccaaccgaggcaactggaggtctatgggggaggcctatgtccaacagtggacatcctatggctgatatgatgatgatgacactcctaaatatattctgtgaatatttaaagCGTCTACAttttgccgttattaatatcaagcaaataacggcaaaacaatcacgtttgttgtataggaGCTACCTGTTGAGGCGTCAATCTCGATGCAAGGGTGCGTGTTGAAGATCAGGAGATGATTAAAAATTGACTCCAACTTTacagtatataataaaaaaaaattacataaaaagtaCATAGGTGTGATAGGTGCGACGTCGTAAAGCCGAGTGAGGCGCTCGGTGTTTGTCGCATGCCCGAGCGCTTTGCTTGCAGTTTATACGGCGTTAACATGCTCCCCCTTGGGAACGGAAGTTTCCAAAATCGGCAGTGGGCAGAGTCGATTAAAGGCTCTTCGTAGAGTCCCGGAGGTGGTGTACACATCGGCGACGCGTGGCACGCCGTCGGAGCCAGGGTGCAGGCCGGTGACGCGGCCGAGCAGCCAGCGGTTGGGGGGCAGGCGGTCGTCCTTGACAACCACCATCTCGCCAAGTTTGAGGCGCCGGCCATCCTTGTGCCATTTTTGTCTCTTCTGGAGTTCTGAAATGTACTCTTTATAGTATCTACTCCAGAAATGAGTCTTTAACTGCTGCGTCCTCATGTATCGTGAAACGGAGACTGTTGAGTCGTTGACCTGAGGCGATGGCAACATCATCAGAGTTCGTCCGATCAAAAAATGAGCTGGAGTTAGGGGAACTAAATCTCTGGGGTCTGATGATAAAGGCGTCAGAGGCCGAGAATTGAGGATTGATTCGATTTGGACGAGTAATGTATTCATTTCCTCGTATGTTAAATTTGCAAGGGCCAATACTCTCTTCAAATGATGCTTAATCGATTTCACGGAACCCTCGGCTAAACCGTTAAAATGGGGGCTGTAAGCTGgtgaaaacttaaaatttatggAGTTCTCCGACGcatatttacttatttccaGCGAAGATGATTTTAATAAACGAGCGAGTTCATTAGAAGTCCCTACGAAATTAGAAGCATTGTCCGAGAAAATGTTGGCAGGTTTGCCTCTGCGGGCAATGAATCTGTTCAAGGCGGCAATGAAAGCCTGTGAACTTAACTCGGTAACAAGCTCGATGTGAACTGCCCTTACAGCCAAGCATACAAATACGCATACGTAGGATTTAATCAACTGACATCCTCTTCCCTTTCTGTTCGCTATCAAAATAGGACCGGCATAATCAACAGCTGTATTAATAAAAGGATAGTCAATGTGAACACGTTGTTCAGGTAGATTACCCATAATGGGCTGTACACTTTTACCTGCGAATCGACAGCAAGTTACACAACTGTGAACGGTTTTTCGAGCAAGATTGCGTCCACCAATAGGCCAATATTTATGTCGTATTGTGGCAAGTAAAAGCTGCGGACCCGCGTGAAGCAGTAGTTTGTGATAATACTCAAATAAAAGTTTAGTGACATGATGAGATGCGTGCAGTATAATGGGGTGTTTTGTGTCATAGTCATAGTTAGAATTAGATAATCGACCACCCACTCTTATTAAATTGTCTGTAtgtaaaaaaggatttacatttattaatttattttttaagggcaactgattattatttttaagtacattgtattcatttttaaacatttctttTTGCACGATTAAACATAATGAATTAACTGATAAATTTAactctgaaatttttaaatagttcGTAAATTTGTTGTTTGGATAACGACAGTTAAAGATAAATCTATGAACATAAGCTAATATTCGACGTAATTTTTCGAAGCTAGAATATTTAGTCACAAAAGTATTCATCTCTTCCAATTGTACTTGTTCTGTTAATGAGACGTGGCATACAATTTTAGTTTCTGGTAAGTTGTCAACTTTATGAGTTGGTTTTTTAGGCCaatgttctttatttaataataaataatcaggtCCAAACCACCAAATATTTGACTGGTTTAATTGTGAAGGTATAAACCCTCTAGACCCGATATCGGCGGGATTTAATTCAGTTGGCACATAGTGCCATGAGCTAGGATCCGTATTTTCCGTTATTTCGTTGATGCGGtttaaaacaaaagattttaaagttaatttcgGTGAATTAATCCAACCGAGTACTATGGTGGAATCGCACCAGTAATAACAGCTATCAATATTTAAGCGCAAGGCTGTTTTTACCTTGTCAACTAGACGAGCTGATAAAAGGGCTCCACATAGCTCCAACCGTGGGATTGTCGTAGGCTTAGGTGGGGCCACTTTGCTTTTGGCCATAATTAAATGTACAGAGACCTCTCCATTCTGTGAAATCGAACGAATATAGATGCATGCTGAATATGCCTGAATAGATGCATCGCTAAAAGCAtgaatttctatttttatggGTGATAGGCATAAAACGCGTCGTgggattataatattatttaattcgtgCAAATGTTTTACGAAATTTGCCCAATCTGACTGAAATTCAGAAGATAAAGGTTCGTCCCATGACACTTTCGTTGCCCACAAcctttgtaaaattattttagctTGTAAAACAATAGGGTTTATTAATCCTAGTGGATCAAAGATCTTTGCGATTGTCGATAAAATATTGCGTTTGCTAATCGGGTTAGGAAACGTATTAACGTCAActgaaaatgttaaattatccTCTGTACTGGACCAAAGCAAACCTAAGGTTTTagaatattcatttttatttattttaagcaatTCATCACTAGAATTTTGACCTTGAATCTGATTAAGTAGGTAAGAATTATTGGAACGCCATTTACGTAAATGAAACTGACCGCTGTGAAGTACATTTGTAAGtgtgttacatatttgaattaaTCTATCTTCAGAATCATGACCTGAAATCAGGTCATCTATGTCAAAATCATGTAAGATAGCACTAGCTACTTCACTGTCAGCGCATTCTTTGCCTAACTGTACCAGACACCTGGTCGCGAGATAGGGGGCGGAAGCAGTTCCGTAGGTAACTGTGTTTAATTTATGTGTTTTTAATTCTTCTGTGGGGTTAAAACGCCACAGTATTTGTTGCAAATTGCGCTGTGAATCATGTATTAAACACTGCCTATAAAATTTATCTATATCTGCACTCACTACGTATCTATGCTGACGAAATCTAATTAATATGCTAATGAGGTCGTCTTGAACTGTTGGACCTACATGTTGAATATTGTTTAATGACAAACCGGAAGTCGTCACAGCTGATCCGTCGAATACAGCACGGAGCTTAGTCGTGAGACTCATTTCTCGCAACACTCCGTGATGAGGGAGAATGTaagaggtttcctcacgattaaAGTACTTATTTTCGGTCATATGACCTAGTTTAATGTACTCCGACATAAagtcacaatatttatttttaaagttgggATCGCGTTTAAACCTGCGCTCTAAACATAAAAATCGACTTAAAGCCTGTTCATAAGAATCTCCTAATACCCCTGGAGATTCCTTCAATGGCATTTTTACTATAAAACGCCCGTCTGACTGACGGGTTGTGTTCAGTGTAAAATGACGTTCGCATGCATTGTCATCTTTAGATAAAATGTTATGATCTGGAGCTCGAACTGTTTCAAGCTcaaaaaattgatttaattgattttgaaGCTCATTATCAGcggtattttgtaaaaaattgcaatggactgtagtattattattattacctttgCATGACAGAACCGTACCCGACACTAAATAACCAAATTTACTCTTATTTAGAGACGGTTTATTTTTACCTAATGAAATTCTATGTGTACCTAAAACACTCCAAAATATTTCAGCCCAACAACAAATCTATTTCTGATGGCAAATGGAATGTTGGGTCAGCTAAGAAAATATTAGGAGGAATATTTAGTGATGCACAGTCAACCTTTCGAACTGGTAAAAGTTGCGTAATCTGAGGTACAATGAAGCAATTTATGTCAACTACGTATTTGTCATGACGAGAAGATATAGCTACATCACACCGTTTTGTGATGCGTGACGACTGACAATTTAATCCTTCAACagaagttgaagttgaatatgCAGGTAAATTAAGCTTGGAATATAATTTCTCTGTCATCAAGCAACAAGTGCTACCGTTGTCCAACAGTGCGCGCACAGTGATTTTGTTACCATCGCGATCAGCGACGTCGACGAGTGCCGTAGACAACAGCACGCTGCTGTGATCAGCGGTGGTAGACGACAGAGCGATATTGTCATTTGGTTGGTCATCATCAGTGTGCTCGCCCCGCTCGGCGGCGGAGGCAGTCAGTACGGTGCTTGTGCCTGGAGCGCCAGAGCTGTCAGCCCTGGCATGAGACGATTGGTCGTCCGTATGTAATAGTGAATTGTGCCACTTTGAGCACTGTAAGCACGGACCTAGCCGACACTTTTTGTCTGGATGCCTAGGTCGTAAACAATTGAGACataaatttaaactgtttgCCTTTTGCAGACGTGTTTCTACAGTTAAAGATTTAAATATAGGACACTGATAAACGGCATGTTTATTATTACACAGAGCGCATGAACGTGAAAACGAAGGCGGGGTTAGCTGATTTGCGACAAAGGTTTTAGGTCGAACATGACTAACATCGCTATGACGACGCCTTTGCTGCGCCTGTGACTCTGCCATGGTTTCCAATAAATCAGCACGATTTTTCAGGAATCCTTGAAACTCGTTCAGTGTAGGAATATCTTTAATGGTGTTTCGGTGTTCCTCCCATTCACGTCTAGTCAAAGGATCCAATTTATTAGAAATCATGTAGATCACAAGCACGTCCCAATGATCGGTAGGCAACTTCAGCGTAGCGAGAGCTCTGAGGTTTTTATTAACAATGTCTATAATATTTCTGAGAGCTCGCGCAGACTCTTTGATCACGggttcaatattaaaaatggcTTGGATATGATTGTTTATCAgtaatctattattattataacgatcGCATAACAGCGACCATGCAACCTCATAGTTATCCGCTGAAAAGTCTAAGGAGCGGATAATTAACGCGGCACTATCGGTTAAGGCTGCGcgcaaataatgaaatttatgaATCGTGGGTATTGAATTATTCGAATGAATTAATGACGCATAGGTATCATGGAACTCGAGCCAATCTTGATAGCGACCAGAAAAACTTGGCAGTTGGATAGTGGGTAACTTTAAGCTTGGCCCACCTGTAAGGACAGCCCTCGAACCTGACTCCGCCGACTGGAGGCTGTCGGCGCCGCCCGCAGCGCCGCTGTGCCTGTCCAACACCTCTCGAGCGCCGGCGACGGCCGCGTAGTACTGATCTTCAAATTCCTTACGTTCTTTAAACTGGTCGTCTGGAATTTCAGACAGACGTTCTATGTCAGACTGCGTGCTGTCGAAATATGCATAAAGTTCCTCGAATTTAGACAAACGAATATTAATTTCTTTGAGTTGTAGGTTACTAAGTGATTCGCAACTTAGAACGACTTCTAAATATGATTTGAATTGCGTAAGCTTGGATTTATACGAAGCTCGCACTCTAATTAAGCCTTTGAGatccattatatacttagtgccaagaatgaaaatgcaagtaataGGTACTTCGCGAAAAGATATGCAAGTGAAGCGATagttaaatcaaataatataatattataaatgcaaaaagtaGGCAAAATGCGAGGAAACAAGTAAACATGCGCCGGGTCGCCTTTTGTTCTCAA encodes:
- the LOC141427132 gene encoding uncharacterized protein; protein product: MDLKGLIRVRASYKSKLTQFKSYLEVVLSCESLSNLQLKEINIRLSKFEELYAYFDSTQSDIERLSEIPDDQFKERKEFEDQYYAAVAGAREVLDRHSGAAGGADSLQSAESGSRVNDSTVSVSRYMRTQQLKTHFWSRYYKEYISELQKRQKWHKDGRRLKLGEMVVVKDDRLPPNRWLLGRVTGLHPGSDGVPRVADVYTTSGTLRRAFNRLCPLPILETSVPKGEHVNAV